One segment of Bacteroides caecimuris DNA contains the following:
- a CDS encoding ABC transporter ATP-binding protein produces the protein MITLNSLSKIYRTDEIETVALENVNLTVERGEFLSIMGPSGCGKSTLLNIMGLLDAPTKGIVEINGIRTEGMKDKELAIFRNKTLGFVFQSFHLINSLSVMDNVELPLLYRRVGSSERKRLAQEVLKKVGLSHRMRHFPTQLSGGQCQRVAIARAIIGNPEIILADEPTGNLDSRMGAEVMELLHRLNKEDGRTIVMVTHNEEQAKQTSRTIRFFDGRQVQ, from the coding sequence ATGATAACATTGAACTCTCTTTCCAAAATTTACCGTACTGATGAGATTGAAACGGTAGCGTTGGAAAATGTGAATCTGACGGTAGAACGTGGAGAATTCCTAAGTATAATGGGACCTTCCGGGTGCGGAAAATCTACATTGTTGAATATAATGGGATTACTTGACGCACCTACCAAGGGAATAGTGGAAATCAATGGAATACGTACCGAAGGAATGAAAGATAAAGAATTGGCGATTTTCCGTAATAAAACGCTTGGTTTTGTGTTTCAGTCTTTCCATCTGATTAATTCGTTAAGTGTAATGGATAATGTGGAGCTACCTCTACTTTATCGCCGTGTTGGCAGTAGTGAGCGAAAGCGGTTGGCGCAAGAGGTATTGAAAAAAGTAGGGTTAAGCCATCGTATGAGACATTTTCCTACACAACTTTCCGGTGGACAGTGCCAACGTGTAGCTATTGCCCGTGCTATTATCGGTAATCCCGAAATAATCCTTGCCGATGAGCCGACTGGTAACTTGGATTCAAGGATGGGAGCCGAAGTAATGGAACTGCTTCACCGGTTGAATAAAGAAGACGGACGCACCATTGTTATGGTCACCCATAATGAAGAACAGGCGAAGCAGACTTCGCGTACGATCCGTTTCTTTGACGGACGACAGGTGCAATAG
- a CDS encoding ABC transporter permease — translation MIKLYFKQAFHLLGENKLLSSISIIGTALAIAMIMVIVITLRATIAPFAPETHRDRMLIFRFAGLQNKSNVNWQSNGAIGYNTAKACFKAMTIPEAVSITNIGQETMLAAKPAGEMESCSVLQTDDDFWKIFEFKFLSGKPYDNADFDAGADKAVISEDMARRLFGTSEVVGKTFLLNHSAYIVCGVVRPVSKLAKYAYAQVWIPLSSTNAFTATWGDDNIMGMTAVYILAKSKDDFPAIRQEADRLRTIFMAGHPNFDLLYHGQPDTYFVAAQRYSSNNPPAVKEAIRQYILTLLVLLIVPAVNLSGLTLSRMRKRISEIGVRKAFGASRGELMMQVLSENMLYSLFGGILGLVLSYVAAFLLGGMLFSVDFVSNGVEDLRTMCVDLLFDPTVFLLAFLACFLLNLLSAAIPAWRVTCTNIVDAINER, via the coding sequence ATGATAAAACTCTATTTTAAACAAGCATTCCATCTGTTGGGAGAAAATAAACTGCTTTCTTCTATTTCCATTATTGGTACAGCTTTGGCTATTGCTATGATAATGGTGATCGTGATTACTTTACGTGCGACTATTGCTCCCTTTGCGCCGGAAACCCATCGTGACCGGATGCTCATTTTCCGTTTCGCAGGCCTTCAAAATAAGTCTAACGTGAATTGGCAAAGCAATGGCGCTATCGGATACAATACGGCAAAGGCTTGTTTCAAAGCAATGACAATTCCCGAAGCTGTTTCCATAACCAATATCGGGCAGGAAACCATGCTGGCTGCTAAACCGGCAGGTGAGATGGAAAGTTGTAGTGTGTTGCAAACAGACGATGATTTCTGGAAAATATTTGAATTTAAGTTTCTATCCGGTAAACCGTATGATAATGCTGATTTTGATGCCGGAGCAGACAAAGCGGTGATTTCCGAAGATATGGCTCGCCGCTTGTTCGGAACGTCAGAAGTGGTTGGGAAAACATTCCTTCTGAATCATTCGGCTTATATTGTTTGCGGAGTGGTACGTCCGGTCTCTAAACTGGCGAAGTACGCCTATGCGCAAGTTTGGATTCCTTTGAGTTCTACAAATGCCTTCACAGCCACTTGGGGCGATGACAATATCATGGGTATGACTGCCGTCTATATACTGGCTAAATCGAAAGACGATTTTCCGGCTATTCGGCAGGAAGCGGACCGCTTACGGACTATCTTTATGGCAGGGCATCCCAATTTCGATTTACTCTATCACGGACAGCCTGATACTTATTTCGTAGCCGCGCAACGCTATTCCTCCAACAATCCTCCGGCTGTGAAAGAAGCAATACGGCAATACATACTGACATTACTTGTCTTGTTGATCGTCCCTGCCGTCAACTTGTCCGGACTTACTTTGTCACGTATGCGTAAGCGTATCTCCGAAATAGGAGTGCGAAAAGCCTTTGGTGCATCCAGAGGGGAACTTATGATGCAGGTACTATCCGAAAATATGCTTTATTCCCTGTTCGGAGGAATTCTCGGACTGGTATTAAGTTATGTCGCCGCTTTCCTTTTGGGAGGAATGCTTTTCTCCGTAGACTTTGTATCCAATGGGGTGGAAGATTTGCGGACCATGTGTGTCGACTTACTGTTCGACCCTACCGTATTCCTGCTGGCATTTTTGGCTTGCTTCCTACTCAATTTGCTAAGTGCCGCCATTCCGGCATGGAGAGTAACCTGCACCAATATTGTGGATGCCATCAACGAAAGATAA
- a CDS encoding GIN domain-containing protein, producing MTKNIFIVAIAVLLSVAFCSLSAQNVSKDYNVGKFSAINLQSVGNIIFAQSAECTCRLEGPSEFVEKTRVTVKNGTLVIDYKEKNAKNVKNLIFYITAPDLSKVKIDGVGNFDAKEKLNLKNIAFELDGVGNCNVKNLHCDELKLDVDGVGNMKMNVDCSVIKAKVDGVGNITLSGKADTAFFKKDGVGKINHKNLKCKDITKKGWNF from the coding sequence ATGACAAAGAATATTTTCATCGTTGCGATAGCTGTCCTGTTAAGTGTTGCTTTTTGTTCGCTATCGGCACAAAATGTGAGTAAAGATTATAATGTAGGCAAATTTTCTGCCATCAACCTGCAATCTGTCGGAAATATTATTTTCGCTCAATCGGCAGAATGTACCTGCCGTTTGGAAGGACCTTCCGAATTTGTAGAGAAAACCCGGGTAACGGTGAAGAATGGTACACTGGTTATCGATTATAAAGAGAAGAATGCAAAGAATGTCAAGAATTTGATTTTTTATATAACTGCTCCCGATTTGAGTAAAGTGAAAATCGACGGGGTAGGGAACTTTGATGCAAAGGAAAAATTGAATCTTAAAAATATAGCTTTCGAACTCGACGGAGTGGGAAATTGCAACGTGAAAAATCTTCATTGCGATGAACTGAAACTTGATGTCGACGGAGTAGGCAATATGAAAATGAATGTTGACTGTAGTGTTATCAAGGCTAAAGTGGATGGAGTAGGAAATATCACTTTATCGGGTAAGGCTGATACTGCTTTCTTTAAAAAGGATGGTGTTGGTAAAATCAATCACAAAAACTTGAAATGTAAGGATATAACAAAGAAGGGCTGGAACTTCTAA
- a CDS encoding TolC family protein codes for MKKKNILFALAAVCLPLALSAQKEREITLNEAIAMARAQSVDAAVALNELKTAYWEFRTFRADLLPEVNLTGTLPNYNKSYSSYQNSDGSYGFVRNNTLGLTGDLSIDQNIWLTGGKLSLTSSLDYIKQLGAGGNRHFMSVPVTLKLIQPIFGVNNIKWNRRIEPVRYAEAKAAFITATEEVTMRTITYYFNLLLAKENLGTAKQNQTNADHLYEVALAKRKMGQISENELLQLKLSALNAKAALTETESDLNAKMFQLRAFLGVGEDEVLSPVLPEAVEGPRMEYNQVLNKALERNSFAQNIRRRQLEADYEVATARGNLRSVDLFASVGYTGENRNFPAVYRNLQDNQIVQVGVKIPILDWGKRRGKVRVAKSNRDVVLSKIRQEQINFNQDIFLLVEHFNNQAQQLDIAKEADAIAQQRYKTSIETFLIGKINTLDLNDAQNSKDEARQKHISELYYYWYYYYQIRSLTLWDFRTNTELEADFDEIIRQ; via the coding sequence ATGAAAAAGAAAAATATATTGTTCGCTCTTGCTGCCGTTTGCCTGCCGTTGGCATTGTCAGCACAGAAGGAAAGGGAAATAACCTTGAATGAAGCTATTGCTATGGCGCGTGCTCAATCTGTTGACGCTGCTGTTGCCTTGAATGAATTGAAAACCGCCTATTGGGAGTTTCGCACCTTTCGTGCCGATCTTCTGCCGGAAGTCAACCTGACCGGAACCCTTCCCAATTATAACAAATCATATAGTTCCTATCAAAATTCGGATGGTTCTTACGGTTTCGTCCGCAATAACACATTGGGGCTTACCGGTGATCTTTCCATTGACCAAAACATCTGGCTTACCGGTGGTAAGCTTTCGCTGACCTCCTCTCTCGACTATATCAAGCAATTGGGAGCTGGAGGAAACCGTCATTTTATGTCGGTTCCTGTCACATTGAAACTTATACAACCCATCTTTGGAGTCAATAATATAAAGTGGAACAGACGTATCGAACCGGTTCGTTATGCCGAAGCAAAAGCTGCTTTTATCACTGCTACCGAAGAAGTGACGATGCGTACCATCACCTATTATTTTAATCTTTTGTTGGCAAAAGAAAATCTTGGTACGGCGAAACAGAATCAGACAAACGCCGACCACCTTTATGAAGTAGCCCTTGCCAAACGCAAAATGGGGCAGATTTCCGAGAATGAACTCTTGCAGTTGAAGCTTTCTGCCTTAAATGCAAAAGCAGCATTGACGGAAACAGAGAGTGATCTTAATGCCAAGATGTTCCAACTCCGTGCCTTTCTGGGAGTAGGGGAGGATGAAGTACTCAGTCCTGTTCTTCCCGAAGCTGTAGAAGGCCCGAGGATGGAGTACAATCAGGTGTTAAATAAAGCATTGGAACGTAATTCTTTTGCACAGAATATCCGTCGTCGCCAGTTGGAAGCCGATTATGAAGTAGCTACCGCACGTGGAAATTTGCGTAGTGTCGATTTGTTTGCAAGCGTGGGATATACGGGTGAGAACCGGAATTTTCCAGCCGTTTACAGGAACTTGCAGGATAATCAGATTGTTCAGGTAGGTGTTAAGATTCCGATTCTCGATTGGGGAAAACGCCGTGGGAAAGTCCGGGTAGCCAAGAGTAACCGGGATGTGGTGCTTTCAAAGATCCGCCAGGAACAGATCAACTTCAACCAGGATATCTTTTTGTTGGTGGAGCATTTCAATAATCAGGCGCAGCAGTTGGACATAGCGAAGGAAGCCGATGCAATTGCACAGCAACGTTATAAGACCAGTATTGAAACTTTCCTGATAGGTAAAATTAATACCTTAGACCTGAATGATGCGCAGAACTCTAAAGATGAGGCAAGACAGAAACATATTTCCGAACTCTATTATTATTGGTATTACTATTATCAGATTCGCAGTCTGACGCTATGGGATTTTCGTACCAATACCGAACTTGAAGCTGATTTTGATGAAATCATCCGGCAATAG
- a CDS encoding ABC transporter permease, giving the protein MQLLKQIWNERRSNGWLWSELLIVFVVLWYVVDRTYVTARTYYEPVGFDITDTYYLELSLKNEKSNSYLSKEQKSTSLGQDIVELTNRLRRLPEVEVVSISRNARPYIGNNSGSILRIDTLVIHPLRRSVTPDFFQVFRYQSADGRGYQPLVQALRNGNVVVGENCWSKDYKGDRTLLGKEMVDVDDSTRVYKIGGVSKKVRYNDFWANYSDRYVAIALSEKIMAKLDSELYPSDVEVCLRVKPGTSKDFAERLMKLSANQLSVGNLFILKVHDYEDLRDGFQQGSYNQVQIHLWMMGFLLLNILLGIVGTFWFRTQHRRAESALRIAVGSSRMQLWQRLNKEGLLLLTLAALPAAAICYNIGHLELTEGYMEWGVVRFLITFVITYFLMSLMVLIGIWFPARQVIRIQPAEALREE; this is encoded by the coding sequence ATGCAACTATTAAAACAAATATGGAACGAGCGCCGGTCAAACGGATGGTTATGGTCAGAACTGTTAATTGTTTTTGTGGTCCTGTGGTATGTGGTCGATCGGACGTATGTGACAGCGCGTACTTATTACGAACCGGTAGGATTTGATATTACCGATACGTATTATTTGGAACTAAGCCTGAAAAACGAAAAGAGTAATTCCTATCTTTCGAAAGAGCAAAAGAGTACATCTTTAGGACAAGACATTGTTGAATTGACCAATCGTCTCCGGAGATTGCCGGAAGTGGAGGTCGTTTCAATATCCAGAAATGCGCGTCCCTATATCGGGAATAATTCCGGTAGTATTTTGCGTATCGATACATTGGTTATTCATCCGCTACGGCGTTCGGTAACCCCTGACTTTTTTCAGGTCTTCCGTTACCAAAGTGCTGATGGACGTGGTTATCAGCCGTTGGTACAAGCTTTGAGGAATGGCAATGTGGTTGTTGGTGAAAATTGCTGGTCCAAAGATTATAAAGGCGATCGTACACTGTTGGGTAAAGAAATGGTCGATGTGGATGATTCTACGAGAGTATACAAGATAGGAGGAGTATCGAAGAAAGTGCGTTACAATGACTTCTGGGCTAATTATAGTGACCGGTATGTAGCCATTGCTCTTTCTGAAAAGATAATGGCCAAACTTGATAGTGAACTTTATCCTTCAGATGTAGAAGTTTGCCTGCGTGTGAAACCGGGGACTTCTAAAGACTTTGCGGAACGTTTGATGAAATTGTCTGCCAACCAGTTGAGTGTCGGTAACTTATTCATCCTGAAAGTGCATGATTATGAAGATCTGCGGGATGGCTTCCAGCAAGGGAGTTATAATCAAGTACAGATACATCTTTGGATGATGGGCTTTTTATTGCTCAATATTCTGCTGGGTATTGTCGGCACATTTTGGTTTCGTACGCAGCACCGTCGTGCCGAGTCTGCACTTCGTATAGCAGTCGGGTCCAGCCGGATGCAGCTTTGGCAACGTTTAAATAAAGAAGGATTGCTATTATTGACTCTGGCTGCTTTGCCTGCCGCCGCCATCTGTTATAATATCGGCCATCTGGAGTTGACTGAAGGGTATATGGAGTGGGGAGTAGTGCGTTTTCTTATTACATTTGTCATAACCTACTTCCTGATGTCTTTAATGGTTCTTATTGGTATTTGGTTTCCTGCCCGTCAGGTAATCCGCATACAGCCTGCCGAAGCGCTGCGCGAAGAATAA